Proteins encoded in a region of the Populus alba chromosome 13, ASM523922v2, whole genome shotgun sequence genome:
- the LOC118042435 gene encoding transcription factor MYB60 — protein sequence MGRPPCCDKVGIKKGPWTPEEDIILVSYIQEHGPGNWRSVPTNTGLLRCSKSCRLRWTNYLRPGIKRGNFTPHEEGMIIHLQALLGNKWAAIASYLPQRTDNDIKNYWNTHLKKKLKKFQSALDPMAQGSASSQFMSKSFNERKCLDDFTTDSSVLNRPNQVSTYASSTENISRLLEGWMRSSPKPNGTDLLKENWEKNNSSLENNGHSFGNSVATNSLQSYRPKPEEESGDLISHEEFESILSLENLNNVAWDKSSCDSATVVATTKDFKSSTSDEKDNIIMTERKQKSDESTPPLSFLEKWLLDEKGTVQVEEIMELSPIF from the exons ATGGGAAGACCTCCTTGCTGTGACAAAGTTGGGATCAAGAAAGGTCCATGGACCCCTGAGGAGGACATCATCCTAGTCTCTTATATTCAAGAACATGGTCCAGGAAATTGGAGATCAGTTCCTACCAACACTG GGTTGTTAAGGTGCAGCAAAAGTTGCAGGCTTAGATGGACTAATTACCTCAGACCAGGAATTAAGCGAGGCAACTTTACACCCCATGAAGAAGGGATGATAATTCACTTGCAAGCTTTATTGGGTAACAA ATGGGCAGCCATAGCTTCATATCTTCCCCAGAGAACAGATAATGATATAAAGAACTACTGGAACACCCACCTGAAGAAGAAACTAAAGAAGTTCCAATCAGCTTTGGATCCTATGGCACAAGGCTCAGCAAGTAGTCAGTTTATGTCGAAAAGTTTCAACGAGAGAAAGTGCTTGGATGATTTCACCACCGATTCCTCAGTCCTCAACAGGCCTAATCAGGTCTCCACATATGCATCAAGTACCGAAAACATTTCGCGCCTCCTTGAAGGTTGGATGAGATCATCTCCAAAGCCAAACGGCACTGATCTTCTCAAAGAAAATTGGGAGAAAAACAACAGCAGCCTGGAAAACAATGGCCATAGCTTTGGCAATTCAGTGGCTACAAATTCTCTTCAATCTTATAGGCCAAAACCCGAGGAAGAAAGTGGTGATCTAATCTCTCATGAAGAGTTTGAGTCCATTTTATCACTTGAGAACTTGAATAATGTTGCATGGGACAAATCCTCTTGTGATTCTGCTACTGTTGTTGCTACCACAAAGGATTTCAAGAGCTCTACAAGTGACGAGAAGGACAATATTATAATGACCGAGAGGAAGCAGAAATCTGATGAAAGCACTCCCCCCCTGTCATTTCTTGAGAAGTGGCTCTTGGATGAAAAAGGTACTGTTCAAGTGGAAGAAATCATGGAACTGTCTCCAATATTCTGA